The Anabaena sp. WA102 genome contains a region encoding:
- a CDS encoding energy-coupling factor transporter transmembrane component T family protein has product MLKISLPLRLQLSLIIVIGAAFLKHHTWSNLLVYGAIALLWVGLLQVPIRKLSGLLGAELIFLSLMALPLGWEKASFLLVRSLICLITMNSFLLTLPPHSLGIALKSLPIAAPLKENLILAAQYLEILLSEVTQMQRSAQLRGLNGAAGWLRYASASMIGALYLRTLDRAERVYAAMVARGYNGQLPIDSPLKSKERFILLIAGVTATCLTLSSYLTVI; this is encoded by the coding sequence ATGCTTAAAATTTCCTTGCCATTACGCTTGCAATTATCCCTCATTATTGTAATTGGCGCAGCGTTTTTAAAACATCATACTTGGTCTAATTTACTAGTATATGGGGCGATCGCCCTTTTATGGGTTGGCCTATTACAAGTACCCATTCGTAAATTAAGCGGTTTACTTGGTGCAGAATTAATTTTTCTATCATTGATGGCTTTGCCTTTGGGATGGGAAAAAGCCAGTTTTTTACTTGTGCGTTCCCTAATTTGTTTAATTACCATGAATAGTTTTTTATTAACCTTACCCCCCCACAGTTTGGGTATCGCCCTCAAAAGCTTACCAATAGCTGCCCCATTAAAAGAAAACCTGATCTTAGCCGCACAATACTTGGAAATCTTACTTTCAGAAGTAACGCAAATGCAGCGCAGCGCCCAATTACGTGGTTTAAATGGTGCAGCAGGATGGCTGCGTTATGCCAGTGCTTCCATGATTGGGGCGTTGTATCTTCGCACCCTCGACAGAGCGGAAAGAGTTTATGCTGCTATGGTAGCTCGTGGATATAATGGACAATTACCGATAGATTCCCCCCTCAAATCGAAAGAACGTTTTATCTTGTTAATAGCTGGGGTGACAGCTACTTGTTTAACCCTAAGTTCCTACCTTACTGTTATTTGA
- a CDS encoding energy-coupling factor ABC transporter ATP-binding protein: protein MTSLTSNPQISLSQPHTNVVEVQNLVYAYSHQQPVLQEISFSLQTGDRIALMGATGSGKSTLLENLIGLKHPQSGRIWINGIPLLPTTLPQIRQQIGFSFQDANDQLFMPTILEDVTFGPLNYGVSPIAAKDKAHQLLADFGLEAYAHRSAHELSGGQRRLAALAAILALDPAILILDEPTNGLDPAWRRHLAHVLLKLPVQVMLIASHDLNWLGRVTQRALVLSTGKIQIDSDIQTLLQDGKTLDKLGLPLDW, encoded by the coding sequence TTGACATCCTTAACTTCTAATCCCCAAATTTCCCTCTCTCAACCGCATACCAATGTCGTTGAAGTCCAAAATCTGGTATATGCCTATTCGCACCAGCAACCCGTATTACAAGAAATTTCTTTTAGCTTACAAACAGGCGATCGCATCGCCTTAATGGGGGCTACAGGCTCAGGAAAAAGCACCTTATTAGAAAACCTCATCGGCTTAAAACATCCCCAAAGTGGCAGAATCTGGATTAACGGCATCCCCCTATTGCCAACCACCTTACCTCAAATACGCCAACAAATTGGTTTTAGCTTTCAAGATGCTAACGACCAATTATTTATGCCTACAATTCTGGAAGACGTTACTTTCGGACCCCTTAACTATGGTGTTTCACCCATAGCTGCAAAAGATAAAGCCCATCAACTATTAGCCGACTTCGGATTAGAAGCTTACGCCCACCGTTCCGCCCATGAACTTTCTGGAGGACAAAGACGTTTAGCCGCCTTAGCAGCAATTTTAGCCCTAGATCCAGCCATTCTCATCTTAGACGAACCCACCAACGGACTAGACCCAGCATGGCGACGACATTTAGCTCACGTGTTATTAAAATTGCCCGTACAAGTGATGTTAATAGCTTCCCATGATCTCAATTGGCTAGGAAGAGTAACTCAACGGGCTTTAGTCCTATCTACGGGTAAAATCCAAATAGACAGCGACATTCAAACACTGTTGCAAGATGGCAAAACCTTAGATAAATTAGGATTGCCATTAGATTGGTAA
- a CDS encoding RecQ family ATP-dependent DNA helicase, translated as MNLPVTQSWQDVRAALKAIWGYDDFRPPQKEIVNCLISQKDALIIMPTGGGKSICFQLPALLKTGLTLIVSPLVALMENQVAELRQLSQKAALLHSELTASQRNATLQALEKQQLRLLYLSPETLLSPAVWQKLCNPQLQINGLILDEAHCLVQWGDTFRPAYRRLGAVREALLKSKPPGTKISIAAFTATADPLAQKIISTVLKLDKPEIFRINPYRENLNPIVRIAWTPKGRKQQLLKFIQKRPNQVGLIYVRTRRDSENLTEWLTENGYQTASYHAGLSPTERRNIEASWLGGKIPFVVCTCAFGMGINKSDVRWVVHFHAPHLLSEYVQEIGRAGRDGKPADVLTLVSEPTGFLDAEDKQRQKFFESQMKLQQQKAQQLAKQLPLQGEINTVIKEFPNSAVALSLLHSNGQLAWLDPFHYSMSLQSGNPEKTQLQATKQMSEYLTNKRCRWQFLLNAFGFETPTANWRCGHCDNCD; from the coding sequence ATGAATCTCCCTGTAACACAATCTTGGCAAGATGTTCGCGCAGCATTAAAGGCAATTTGGGGATATGACGATTTTCGTCCTCCTCAAAAAGAAATTGTTAACTGTTTAATATCACAAAAAGATGCTCTAATTATTATGCCCACTGGTGGGGGAAAGTCAATTTGTTTTCAACTTCCCGCCCTCCTAAAAACAGGATTGACTTTAATAGTTTCTCCTTTGGTGGCACTAATGGAAAACCAAGTTGCGGAATTACGGCAACTATCACAAAAAGCAGCACTTTTACACAGTGAATTAACTGCATCTCAACGCAATGCAACCTTGCAAGCTTTGGAAAAACAGCAATTAAGATTATTGTATTTATCACCAGAAACATTACTCAGTCCAGCAGTATGGCAAAAGTTATGTAATCCCCAACTCCAAATTAATGGTTTAATTCTGGATGAAGCCCATTGTTTAGTGCAGTGGGGTGATACTTTTCGTCCGGCTTATCGGCGTTTAGGGGCTGTGCGTGAAGCTTTGCTAAAATCAAAACCACCAGGAACAAAAATTAGTATAGCAGCTTTTACGGCAACGGCTGATCCTTTAGCCCAAAAGATTATTTCTACAGTTTTAAAATTAGACAAACCTGAGATTTTTCGGATTAATCCCTATCGGGAAAATTTAAATCCTATTGTCCGAATTGCTTGGACTCCTAAAGGGAGAAAACAACAATTATTAAAGTTTATTCAAAAACGACCAAATCAAGTTGGTTTAATTTATGTACGGACTCGAAGAGATAGTGAAAATTTAACGGAATGGTTAACAGAAAATGGTTATCAAACTGCTAGTTATCATGCAGGATTGAGTCCAACGGAACGCCGCAATATTGAAGCTAGTTGGTTAGGTGGAAAAATCCCATTTGTTGTGTGTACTTGTGCTTTTGGGATGGGGATAAATAAATCGGATGTGCGCTGGGTGGTTCACTTTCATGCGCCACATTTATTATCTGAATATGTGCAAGAAATAGGAAGGGCAGGAAGAGATGGCAAACCTGCTGATGTTTTAACTTTGGTAAGTGAACCGACGGGATTTTTAGATGCTGAGGATAAGCAAAGACAGAAGTTTTTTGAGTCACAAATGAAATTGCAACAACAAAAAGCTCAACAATTAGCCAAACAATTACCACTCCAAGGAGAAATAAATACTGTAATTAAAGAATTTCCGAATAGTGCTGTGGCACTTTCTCTTCTGCATAGTAATGGACAATTGGCATGGCTTGATCCTTTTCATTATTCTATGTCTTTGCAGTCAGGAAATCCAGAAAAAACACAATTACAAGCTACTAAACAAATGAGTGAATATCTCACTAATAAAAGGTGTCGTTGGCAATTTTTATTAAATGCCTTTGGCTTTGAAACACCAACTGCTAATTGGCGTTGTGGACATTGTGATAATTGTGATTAA
- a CDS encoding isoaspartyl peptidase/L-asparaginase — protein sequence MILQMQPKLIIHGGAGSSLQGKGGLIAVRNSLSQIVAEVYALLLTGASATEAVVRGCQMLEDEPRFNAGTGSVLQSDGQIRMSASIMDGTTGRFSGVINVSRVKNPIEMALFLQDADDRVLSDYGAAELARELQLPIYNGLTDLRLKEWTLERQDNFKRTMAGVVAEPEMAESAGRGTIGVVALDGYGKLAAGTSTGGKGFERIGRVSDSAMPAGNYATSQAAVSCTGIGEDIIDECLAAKVVVRVTDGMSLQEAMQRSFTEAKKNNRDFGAIALDATGAISYGKTCEVLLAAYHNGENIGDTLEWNDQELIGNW from the coding sequence ATGATTTTACAAATGCAACCTAAATTAATTATTCATGGTGGCGCTGGTAGTTCTCTCCAAGGTAAGGGGGGATTAATAGCAGTCCGCAACTCTCTGTCTCAGATTGTTGCGGAAGTTTATGCTCTTTTGCTGACGGGTGCAAGTGCGACTGAGGCTGTAGTTCGGGGTTGTCAGATGTTGGAAGATGAACCCCGCTTTAATGCTGGTACTGGTTCTGTCCTCCAATCTGATGGACAAATCCGCATGAGTGCTTCCATTATGGATGGGACAACAGGGCGCTTTAGTGGTGTGATTAATGTGTCACGGGTGAAGAATCCGATTGAAATGGCGCTGTTTTTACAAGATGCTGATGATCGGGTTTTATCCGATTATGGTGCGGCTGAGTTGGCGCGGGAGTTACAACTGCCTATTTATAATGGTTTAACTGATTTGCGCTTGAAAGAGTGGACTCTAGAACGCCAGGATAACTTTAAAAGAACCATGGCTGGGGTAGTAGCAGAACCAGAAATGGCAGAAAGTGCTGGTAGGGGAACTATTGGTGTTGTGGCTTTAGATGGCTATGGTAAATTAGCTGCTGGTACTTCTACTGGAGGTAAAGGCTTTGAACGCATTGGGCGAGTTAGTGATTCAGCTATGCCAGCGGGTAATTATGCGACTAGTCAGGCGGCGGTGAGTTGTACGGGGATTGGGGAAGATATTATTGATGAGTGTTTAGCGGCTAAGGTTGTGGTGCGCGTTACTGATGGAATGTCACTACAGGAGGCTATGCAGCGATCATTTACAGAAGCAAAGAAGAATAATCGGGATTTTGGAGCGATCGCTCTTGATGCCACTGGTGCGATATCCTATGGTAAAACCTGTGAAGTATTACTGGCTGCTTACCATAATGGGGAAAACATTGGTGATACTTTGGAATGGAATGATCAAGAACTAATTGGTAATTGGTAA
- a CDS encoding DUF2256 domain-containing protein: MRPTCSKSDLPEKICVVCQRPFTWRKKWQDCWDEVKYCSERCRRRRSQAKNES; the protein is encoded by the coding sequence ATGCGTCCTACTTGTTCTAAATCTGATTTACCGGAAAAAATCTGTGTAGTATGTCAACGTCCGTTTACTTGGCGGAAAAAATGGCAAGATTGTTGGGATGAAGTGAAATATTGTTCAGAACGTTGCCGTCGTCGTCGTTCTCAGGCTAAAAATGAGAGTTAG
- a CDS encoding class I SAM-dependent methyltransferase, translated as MEVPKVFAEADCDLNQLDGFASACRKLLEYMHYRLISCPTCDVLYASPIPELSELATAYHEAAFDSSEEAHYASRTYASFLPEIMQHIPNLDGAIDIGTGDGAFLEELLRTGFTSVIGVEPEPFQAPILAAKEEIQPLIKHGLFRVEDFQAGTFSLITCFQTLEHLYDPKQMCQDAYTLIKKGGAVFFICHNHRALSAKILRMRSPIFDIEHLQLFSEKSARYLLKMNGFTTITTKVIFNRYPLHYWVKLFPLPLKLKRFCLSFLKKTKIGYLPVSIPAGNLAVIGYKK; from the coding sequence TTGGAAGTCCCTAAAGTCTTTGCTGAGGCTGACTGTGATCTTAATCAATTAGACGGTTTTGCCTCTGCTTGTCGTAAACTGCTTGAATATATGCACTACAGACTGATATCTTGTCCAACTTGTGATGTACTGTATGCCAGTCCAATTCCTGAATTAAGTGAATTAGCAACCGCCTACCATGAAGCTGCTTTTGATAGTTCGGAAGAAGCTCATTATGCGAGTCGTACTTATGCCAGTTTTCTACCCGAAATTATGCAACATATTCCTAATTTAGATGGTGCGATTGATATTGGCACAGGGGATGGAGCATTTTTAGAGGAATTGCTTCGTACAGGGTTTACTTCTGTTATTGGAGTAGAACCAGAACCTTTCCAAGCACCTATTCTAGCTGCTAAGGAGGAAATACAACCATTAATTAAGCATGGTCTTTTCAGAGTTGAGGATTTTCAAGCGGGAACTTTTAGTCTTATTACTTGTTTTCAAACTTTAGAACATTTGTATGACCCTAAACAAATGTGTCAAGATGCTTATACTCTTATCAAAAAAGGTGGGGCTGTCTTTTTTATCTGTCATAATCATCGCGCTCTCTCAGCTAAAATTTTAAGAATGAGATCTCCCATTTTTGATATTGAACATTTACAATTGTTCTCGGAAAAAAGTGCTAGATATCTTTTAAAAATGAATGGTTTTACAACGATAACAACTAAAGTTATCTTTAATCGTTATCCTTTACATTACTGGGTAAAATTATTCCCACTTCCTTTAAAACTCAAGCGCTTCTGTCTTTCTTTTCTGAAGAAGACAAAAATCGGCTACTTACCCGTTTCTATTCCCGCTGGTAATCTTGCAGTAATCGGTTATAAAAAGTGA